A genomic window from Lotus japonicus ecotype B-129 chromosome 1, LjGifu_v1.2 includes:
- the LOC130731754 gene encoding uncharacterized protein LOC130731754 — MDGINQNFPQKPPKDDDLNTKEKRREASFYTLVGDELYRRGIVSPMLKCVDMRDAHGIMAEVHEGVCSSHIGGRSLAVKELRAGFYWPTMKKDCLEYVKKFGVPMALVMDNGTQFTSNVTREFCADMGIEMRFASVEHPQTNGQAESANKVILKGLKKKLDEAKGLWAEELPAVLWN; from the exons ATGGATGGAATCAATCAAAACTTTCCTCAAAAACCTCCAAAGgatgatgatttgaacacaAAAGAAAAGCGTAGGGAGGCTAGTTTTTACACGCTGGTAGGCGATGAACTATACCGGCGGGGAATtgtgtctcctatgctcaaatgtgttgacATGAGAGATGCCCATGGAATCATGGCAGAAGTTCACGAAGGAGTATGCTCTAGTCACATAGGAGGGCGATCATTGGCAGTAAAGGAATTGAGAGCAGGATTTTACtggccaacaatgaagaaggactgtctaGAATACGTCAAGAA gtttggggtccccatggcttTGGTAATGGATAATGGGACTCAATTCACAAGCAATGTCACCAGAGAATTTTGTGCGGAtatgggaattgaaatgcgatTTGCATCAGTAGAGCACCCTCAGACCAACGGGCAGGCAGAATCAGCCAACAAGGTCATTTTAAAGGGcttaaagaaaaaattggatGAGGCGAAAGGTCTTTGGGCTGAAGAGCTTCCAGCAGTCTTATGGAACTGA